CTTTTCGGTCATGAAAAAGGGGCATACACCGGCGCTGCCATGCAAAGGGCCGGTTTAATCAGTCGCGCCGGTGAAGGGAGTATACTGCTCGATGAAATCGGCGATCTGGAGCATTCGGCCCAGGTCAAGCTGCTTCGCCTGCTCCAGGACGGCGAGTACTATCCGCTCGGTTCCGATGCGCCGAGATACTCGCGAGCCCGTTTTATCTGCGCAACCAATCAGGATGTTGCCGCGAAAATCGAGAATAATGAATTCAGACGCGATCTTTACTACCGATTGAGTACCCACCAGATAATCATACCCCCGTTACGCGAGAGACCGGAGGATATTGAATTGCTCCTCAAGCACTTTGTCGAGCAGGCTGCCGGTGAACTCGGGGCAACGGTGACCGGAATTAAGCCGGAGCTGGTACCTTTTTTACGATCATACCATTTCCCCGGAAATGTTCGTGAGTTGCGCTCAATGGTCTATGATGCCGTCAGCCGGCATGAGTCGGGAGTGCTCGATATTGCGGTGTTCGAGGAAAAAATCGGGGGCGTCAGTGATTTGCTCCTCAATAGCGTTGTCACTCCAGATCGCGGGGGCACGATCTTTCAGGGGGTTCATCCTCTGCCGTCGCTCAAGGAGGCTGGAGAACAGCTGGTTGACGAGGCGATGGAACGGGCGGGAAGCAATCAGACTGTCGCCGCCGGCATGCTCGGAATAACCCGCCAGGCACTTGGTAAACGATTACGAAAAGAGAAAGAGTCCAACGGCGAATAGAAACCTGGTTTGCATCCCCGAAACCGGGAGATTCTTTAAAAAGCCTTGCAGGATTAAACACTTGCAAGGCTTTTACTTGTTGTGTGCAATGCAACCCTGGTTGCCTTGCACCGACCACGGTTTTGTGTTTTCTTTGATAAAAGTGTAATCATTTCAGTTGCTTATTGGTTTTTTACGTTTTGGCACGTTGTGTGAAGAAGTATTCTGTACGTGTTGCATGCTTTCGGAGGTAGTGATGGCAAAAAAAATAATGACAGTTGATGACTCCCCGACGATCAGGATGGCGCTCAGTGCGTCGCTGATTGATGGCGGATATGAAGTAGTGGAGGCAACGGATGGCGCGGATGCCATACGAAAACTTGCATCAGAGGATGTTGAGATGATGATAACCGATCTGAACATGCCGCACATGGATGGCATTGAGTTGATACGGAAAGTCAGAGGTGATGGCAAAAACAGGTTTCTGCCGATTATCATGCTGACAACCGAATCAGAAAATGAAAAGAAAAAAGAGGGGCGGTTGGCCGGAGCATCGGGGTGGGTTGTCAAGCCGTTTACTCCCAGCCAGTTGTTGGCCGTTGTCAAGGTTGTCTGTCCGGCCTGATATATAAGATGATTAAATCGGCACAACTTAAGATTGGTGCAGTATTGGTGGCATTGCCAGTTACTCTGCTGTCGGCAGATTAATCCATAAAGAATCTCATTCGTATAGCTGGTTATTGATTTTCAACTTCTTCTATCCCCCGGTTGCCACCGGGGGATTTTTTGATTCTCTGTGGTTGCTCTGGGAGGTAACCCTGGTTGCATTCTGCCATCTTCAGGCAACCTGGGTTTCACCGTAAACACATTCGACAACATATAAGTTTCAAAAAAGTTCTTTGGTTTCAGTAGGTTATGGAGATTGTAGTAGTTGGCATCCTGATTGCTCAAGAATAAATGGCATTAAAAGTCATCAGCAACCAAGGTCCCATGCCCCCAGCCTGTTGTTTAGCCAGTATTGAGGGTAGAACCGGTTGCTGATGTTCGTGGAGGCGGTGTCTCCCTCCCCTGACCGCCTCCACTTTTTTTAAAATCACTGCTGCCAGATATTTTTTTGCGGCAAAACATAAACGGATACTCGTAAGGAGGATCAAGATGGAAAAGAAAATAATGAAACAAGCGGCGCTGTTGTTGCTGCTGGTATTGATACTGGCCCTGCCGGTATGCGCTGTCGCCGCAAGTTCAGGATATGGCAGCAGTTCAACTGCGGGGATTTCTTCCGGTCATGGCGGCGGGGTGACTCTGATTGATCGCCGGATGATGAACGAACTTGATGCCAAGCGTCATCGTACCATTTCAGTTGAG
The window above is part of the Desulfuromonas sp. genome. Proteins encoded here:
- a CDS encoding two-component system response regulator is translated as MAKKIMTVDDSPTIRMALSASLIDGGYEVVEATDGADAIRKLASEDVEMMITDLNMPHMDGIELIRKVRGDGKNRFLPIIMLTTESENEKKKEGRLAGASGWVVKPFTPSQLLAVVKVVCPA
- a CDS encoding two-component system response regulator codes for the protein MSGNLYPANPVLMIDDEESWLQSCKLILEYEAQIDNVMLCSDSRKALDLIDKNRFSLVLLDLTMPHLSGRDVLSAIQEHYPDLPVIILSGMNELQAAVDCMKLGAYDYFVKTDGKERLIATIRHVLELRSLQLENESLRKSIFQEQELEHPEAFAELKTHSPRMKVLFRYIQAISRSSEPIFLIGESGVGKELVTRAIHQLSRPDYELVTFNVAGVDDTVFSDTLFGHEKGAYTGAAMQRAGLISRAGEGSILLDEIGDLEHSAQVKLLRLLQDGEYYPLGSDAPRYSRARFICATNQDVAAKIENNEFRRDLYYRLSTHQIIIPPLRERPEDIELLLKHFVEQAAGELGATVTGIKPELVPFLRSYHFPGNVRELRSMVYDAVSRHESGVLDIAVFEEKIGGVSDLLLNSVVTPDRGGTIFQGVHPLPSLKEAGEQLVDEAMERAGSNQTVAAGMLGITRQALGKRLRKEKESNGE